In Rhodamnia argentea isolate NSW1041297 chromosome 11, ASM2092103v1, whole genome shotgun sequence, one genomic interval encodes:
- the LOC115727180 gene encoding uncharacterized protein LOC115727180 isoform X2 — MAFYCSLWLLIESTLIPNGFRKWFYLSFFVHPFFLVACWVFLLLKTLFDCALSFILLPLLRRALFLASHLYGSAKCAVFYCFWSDRGGDYQNDDQEIKHHEVLEISYESAQDSLSFFSVAASAVTCKLEAEFTPGKYVDVEEEQVLFEDAIEELEVEPCIVVDACRDDLNVDNNEDTPTLSSPDVGVNLNEHVSSFLMLNLATEQGFFMDECLIPSVDSPLLASEPVDSAVLAETLEEDADVNRYSPSTYGTRVPPLSMLREVPDANQTIEADPFYGTYAERMGWFDILNHERTCGISAMLQKETGTAGSPLQSIESANFTIPQFSLTKLLKHRLLRSLQGDFELVYVAQACLSWEALNHHHQKVQDLAQSPTSSLQSASVSHHNLVGEFQKFQVLLERFLEDERCEGKRCWKYVQARFSLKSLLQVPELTAGRRVGAEEAAMDLKPVSKAIEKCIRAFYIFVKTDHDNDKTWWKLKSSLWSYSPVEDPRDIQLLADLNQTHRKKTLGLKDLQGKKRCWLKKRTEIGPLEESQRKEILLTLVDLSLVSRVLHMSTISSSQLKWCQTKLDSISFREGRLIRSPAFQLFPVS, encoded by the exons ATGGCTTTTTATTGCTCTCTTTGGTTACTGATTGAATCAACCCTGATCCCAAATGGGTTTCGGAAGTGGTTTTATTTGAGCTTCTTTGTCCACCCTTTCTTTCTTGTTGCGTGCTGGGTTTTTCTCCTTCTCAAGACTCTGTTTGATTGTGCCTTGTCTTTCATCCTCCTTCCCTTGCTCAGAAGAGCTCTGTTTCTCGCGAGTCATCTCTATGGTTCAGCTAAATGCGCTGTCTTCTATTGTTTTTGGTCCGATAGAGGCGGTGACTATCAAAACGATGATCAAGAGATTAAGCATCATGAAGTTTTGGAGATCTCCTATGAAAGTGCTCAGGATTCCCTGTCTTTTTTCTCAGTTGCAGCGTCAGCTGTGACTTGCAAGCTGGAAGCAGAGTTTACCCCTGGAAAATATGTGGATGTCGAAGAAGAGCAAGTTCTCTTCGAAGATGCTATAGAGGAGCTCGAAGTCGAACCTTGTATTGTTGTTGATGCATGTCGAGATGACTTGAATGTGGATAACAATGAGGACACGCCCACTTTGTCTAGTCCTGATGTTGGAGTGAACTTGAATGAGCATGTGTCTTCCTTTTTAATGTTGAACTTGGCAACAGAACAAGGTTTCTTTATGGACGAGTGTCTGATTCCGAGCGTCGATTCGCCCCTTTTGGCCTCGGAACCAGTAGACTCTGCTGTTTTGGCAGAGACATTGGAAGAAGACGCCGATGTAAATCGGTATTCACCTTCGACCTATGGGACTCGTGTTCCGCCATTGTCAATGCTTAGAGAAGTTCCCGATGCCAACCAAACAATCGAGGCCGATCCCTTCTACGGGACGTACGCCGAGCGCATGGGATGGTTCGACATCCTCAATCACGAAAGGACCTGCGGAATCA GTGCAATGCTGCAAAAGGAAACGGGGACTGCTGGATCGCCATTGCAGAGCATCGAGTCAGCCAATTTCACCATCCCTCAATTCTCACTGACCAAGCTCCTGAAGCATAGACTCTTGAGAAGCTTACAAGGTGACTTCGAGCTGGTCTATGTGGCTCAAGCATGCCTGTCATGGGAGGCtctcaaccaccaccaccagaaGGTCCAAGACCTCGCTCAGTCTCCAACCTCCTCTCTCCAATCCGCCTCAGTATCTCACCACAATCTGGTGGgtgaattccaaaaattccaagtccTGTTGGAAAGGTTCTTGGAAGATGAGAGGTGTGAAGGGAAGAGATGCTGGAAATATGTCCAAGCAAGGTTTTCTCTCAAGAGTCTCCTCCAGGTCCCTGAATTAACAG CGGGAAGAAGGGTAGGAGCAGAAGAAGCAGCCATGGACCTGAAACCAGTTTCCAAAGCCATAGAGAAGTGCATAAGGGCCTTCTATATTTTCGTCAAGACCGATCACGACAATGACAAGACTTGGTGGAAGCTCAAGAGCTCCTTGTGGAGCTATTCACCTGTTGAAGACCCTAGAGATATCCAACTTCTTGCTGATCTAAATCAGACGCACCGCAAG AAGACACTAGGGTTGAAGGATTTGCAAGGGAAGAAGAGGTGCTGGTTGAAGAAGAGAACAGAGATTGGCCCTCTTGAAGAGTCTCAGAGGAAAGAGATTCTGCTCACGCTCGTTGACTTGAGCCTCGTTTCAAGAGTCCTCCACATGTCCACAATCTCCTCTTCCCAGCTCAAATGGTGCCAAACGAAGCTCGACAGCATCTCATTCAGAGAAGGCAGGCTCATTAGGTCACCAGCATTCCAATTATTCCCAGTCTCTTGA
- the LOC115727180 gene encoding uncharacterized protein LOC115727180 isoform X1, producing MAFYCSLWLLIESTLIPNGFRKWFYLSFFVHPFFLVACWVFLLLKTLFDCALSFILLPLLRRALFLASHLYGSAKCAVFYCFWSDRGGDYQNDDQEIKHHEVLEISYESAQDSLSFFSVAASAVTCKLEAEFTPGKYVDVEEEQVLFEDAIEELEVEPCIVVDACRDDLNVDNNEDTPTLSSPDVGVNLNEHVSSFLMLNLATEQGFFMDECLIPSVDSPLLASEPVDSAVLAETLEEDADVNRYSPSTYGTRVPPLSMLREVPDANQTIEADPFYGTYAERMGWFDILNHERTCGISAMLQKETGTAGSPLQSIESANFTIPQFSLTKLLKHRLLRSLQGDFELVYVAQACLSWEALNHHHQKVQDLAQSPTSSLQSASVSHHNLVGEFQKFQVLLERFLEDERCEGKRCWKYVQARFSLKSLLQVPELTVISAGRRVGAEEAAMDLKPVSKAIEKCIRAFYIFVKTDHDNDKTWWKLKSSLWSYSPVEDPRDIQLLADLNQTHRKKTLGLKDLQGKKRCWLKKRTEIGPLEESQRKEILLTLVDLSLVSRVLHMSTISSSQLKWCQTKLDSISFREGRLIRSPAFQLFPVS from the exons ATGGCTTTTTATTGCTCTCTTTGGTTACTGATTGAATCAACCCTGATCCCAAATGGGTTTCGGAAGTGGTTTTATTTGAGCTTCTTTGTCCACCCTTTCTTTCTTGTTGCGTGCTGGGTTTTTCTCCTTCTCAAGACTCTGTTTGATTGTGCCTTGTCTTTCATCCTCCTTCCCTTGCTCAGAAGAGCTCTGTTTCTCGCGAGTCATCTCTATGGTTCAGCTAAATGCGCTGTCTTCTATTGTTTTTGGTCCGATAGAGGCGGTGACTATCAAAACGATGATCAAGAGATTAAGCATCATGAAGTTTTGGAGATCTCCTATGAAAGTGCTCAGGATTCCCTGTCTTTTTTCTCAGTTGCAGCGTCAGCTGTGACTTGCAAGCTGGAAGCAGAGTTTACCCCTGGAAAATATGTGGATGTCGAAGAAGAGCAAGTTCTCTTCGAAGATGCTATAGAGGAGCTCGAAGTCGAACCTTGTATTGTTGTTGATGCATGTCGAGATGACTTGAATGTGGATAACAATGAGGACACGCCCACTTTGTCTAGTCCTGATGTTGGAGTGAACTTGAATGAGCATGTGTCTTCCTTTTTAATGTTGAACTTGGCAACAGAACAAGGTTTCTTTATGGACGAGTGTCTGATTCCGAGCGTCGATTCGCCCCTTTTGGCCTCGGAACCAGTAGACTCTGCTGTTTTGGCAGAGACATTGGAAGAAGACGCCGATGTAAATCGGTATTCACCTTCGACCTATGGGACTCGTGTTCCGCCATTGTCAATGCTTAGAGAAGTTCCCGATGCCAACCAAACAATCGAGGCCGATCCCTTCTACGGGACGTACGCCGAGCGCATGGGATGGTTCGACATCCTCAATCACGAAAGGACCTGCGGAATCA GTGCAATGCTGCAAAAGGAAACGGGGACTGCTGGATCGCCATTGCAGAGCATCGAGTCAGCCAATTTCACCATCCCTCAATTCTCACTGACCAAGCTCCTGAAGCATAGACTCTTGAGAAGCTTACAAGGTGACTTCGAGCTGGTCTATGTGGCTCAAGCATGCCTGTCATGGGAGGCtctcaaccaccaccaccagaaGGTCCAAGACCTCGCTCAGTCTCCAACCTCCTCTCTCCAATCCGCCTCAGTATCTCACCACAATCTGGTGGgtgaattccaaaaattccaagtccTGTTGGAAAGGTTCTTGGAAGATGAGAGGTGTGAAGGGAAGAGATGCTGGAAATATGTCCAAGCAAGGTTTTCTCTCAAGAGTCTCCTCCAGGTCCCTGAATTAACAG TGATTTCAGCGGGAAGAAGGGTAGGAGCAGAAGAAGCAGCCATGGACCTGAAACCAGTTTCCAAAGCCATAGAGAAGTGCATAAGGGCCTTCTATATTTTCGTCAAGACCGATCACGACAATGACAAGACTTGGTGGAAGCTCAAGAGCTCCTTGTGGAGCTATTCACCTGTTGAAGACCCTAGAGATATCCAACTTCTTGCTGATCTAAATCAGACGCACCGCAAG AAGACACTAGGGTTGAAGGATTTGCAAGGGAAGAAGAGGTGCTGGTTGAAGAAGAGAACAGAGATTGGCCCTCTTGAAGAGTCTCAGAGGAAAGAGATTCTGCTCACGCTCGTTGACTTGAGCCTCGTTTCAAGAGTCCTCCACATGTCCACAATCTCCTCTTCCCAGCTCAAATGGTGCCAAACGAAGCTCGACAGCATCTCATTCAGAGAAGGCAGGCTCATTAGGTCACCAGCATTCCAATTATTCCCAGTCTCTTGA
- the LOC115727180 gene encoding uncharacterized protein LOC115727180 isoform X3, whose translation MAFYCSLWLLIESTLIPNGFRKWFYLSFFVHPFFLVACWVFLLLKTLFDCALSFILLPLLRRALFLASHLYGSAKCAVFYCFWSDRGGDYQNDDQEIKHHEVLEISYESAQDSLSFFSVAASAVTCKLEAEFTPGKYVDVEEEQVLFEDAIEELEVEPCIVVDACRDDLNVDNNEDTPTLSSPDVGVNLNEHVSSFLMLNLATEQETLEEDADVNRYSPSTYGTRVPPLSMLREVPDANQTIEADPFYGTYAERMGWFDILNHERTCGISAMLQKETGTAGSPLQSIESANFTIPQFSLTKLLKHRLLRSLQGDFELVYVAQACLSWEALNHHHQKVQDLAQSPTSSLQSASVSHHNLVGEFQKFQVLLERFLEDERCEGKRCWKYVQARFSLKSLLQVPELTVISAGRRVGAEEAAMDLKPVSKAIEKCIRAFYIFVKTDHDNDKTWWKLKSSLWSYSPVEDPRDIQLLADLNQTHRKKTLGLKDLQGKKRCWLKKRTEIGPLEESQRKEILLTLVDLSLVSRVLHMSTISSSQLKWCQTKLDSISFREGRLIRSPAFQLFPVS comes from the exons ATGGCTTTTTATTGCTCTCTTTGGTTACTGATTGAATCAACCCTGATCCCAAATGGGTTTCGGAAGTGGTTTTATTTGAGCTTCTTTGTCCACCCTTTCTTTCTTGTTGCGTGCTGGGTTTTTCTCCTTCTCAAGACTCTGTTTGATTGTGCCTTGTCTTTCATCCTCCTTCCCTTGCTCAGAAGAGCTCTGTTTCTCGCGAGTCATCTCTATGGTTCAGCTAAATGCGCTGTCTTCTATTGTTTTTGGTCCGATAGAGGCGGTGACTATCAAAACGATGATCAAGAGATTAAGCATCATGAAGTTTTGGAGATCTCCTATGAAAGTGCTCAGGATTCCCTGTCTTTTTTCTCAGTTGCAGCGTCAGCTGTGACTTGCAAGCTGGAAGCAGAGTTTACCCCTGGAAAATATGTGGATGTCGAAGAAGAGCAAGTTCTCTTCGAAGATGCTATAGAGGAGCTCGAAGTCGAACCTTGTATTGTTGTTGATGCATGTCGAGATGACTTGAATGTGGATAACAATGAGGACACGCCCACTTTGTCTAGTCCTGATGTTGGAGTGAACTTGAATGAGCATGTGTCTTCCTTTTTAATGTTGAACTTGGCAACAGAACAAG AGACATTGGAAGAAGACGCCGATGTAAATCGGTATTCACCTTCGACCTATGGGACTCGTGTTCCGCCATTGTCAATGCTTAGAGAAGTTCCCGATGCCAACCAAACAATCGAGGCCGATCCCTTCTACGGGACGTACGCCGAGCGCATGGGATGGTTCGACATCCTCAATCACGAAAGGACCTGCGGAATCA GTGCAATGCTGCAAAAGGAAACGGGGACTGCTGGATCGCCATTGCAGAGCATCGAGTCAGCCAATTTCACCATCCCTCAATTCTCACTGACCAAGCTCCTGAAGCATAGACTCTTGAGAAGCTTACAAGGTGACTTCGAGCTGGTCTATGTGGCTCAAGCATGCCTGTCATGGGAGGCtctcaaccaccaccaccagaaGGTCCAAGACCTCGCTCAGTCTCCAACCTCCTCTCTCCAATCCGCCTCAGTATCTCACCACAATCTGGTGGgtgaattccaaaaattccaagtccTGTTGGAAAGGTTCTTGGAAGATGAGAGGTGTGAAGGGAAGAGATGCTGGAAATATGTCCAAGCAAGGTTTTCTCTCAAGAGTCTCCTCCAGGTCCCTGAATTAACAG TGATTTCAGCGGGAAGAAGGGTAGGAGCAGAAGAAGCAGCCATGGACCTGAAACCAGTTTCCAAAGCCATAGAGAAGTGCATAAGGGCCTTCTATATTTTCGTCAAGACCGATCACGACAATGACAAGACTTGGTGGAAGCTCAAGAGCTCCTTGTGGAGCTATTCACCTGTTGAAGACCCTAGAGATATCCAACTTCTTGCTGATCTAAATCAGACGCACCGCAAG AAGACACTAGGGTTGAAGGATTTGCAAGGGAAGAAGAGGTGCTGGTTGAAGAAGAGAACAGAGATTGGCCCTCTTGAAGAGTCTCAGAGGAAAGAGATTCTGCTCACGCTCGTTGACTTGAGCCTCGTTTCAAGAGTCCTCCACATGTCCACAATCTCCTCTTCCCAGCTCAAATGGTGCCAAACGAAGCTCGACAGCATCTCATTCAGAGAAGGCAGGCTCATTAGGTCACCAGCATTCCAATTATTCCCAGTCTCTTGA
- the LOC115727183 gene encoding uncharacterized protein At5g19025, producing MVYLPSSNSAKLVDQLALMASSANSVDSFLKSRMSKASYLSQRNRKLLNSAASRSNSPSSCQHRGSRSAAVDVVILIAVVGACGFLLFPYAKFIAVHLIENVGPITSVVKEEFSEAPLIYGSIGLSVCCAAFAMLALVACLDRKCGNPNCRGLRKAAEFDIQLETEECIKNSTAKEDSERMLFELPTNQHRELEAELKKMAPPNGRAVLVFRARCGCSVGRLEVPGPKKPRKIKK from the coding sequence ATGGTCTATCTCCCTAGCTCGAACTCAGCTAAGCTCGTTGACCAGTTGGCGCTCATGGCGAGTTCTGCGAACTCGGTCGATTCGTTCCTCAAATCGAGGATGAGCAAAGCTAGTTATCTTTCCCAGAGGAATAGGAAATTGCTCAATTCGGCGGCAAGTCGCTCGAATTCGCCGTCGTCTTGCCAGCACCGTGGATCTCGGTCGGCTGCGGTGGATGTCGTTATTCTGATTGCTGTTGTTGGTGCTTGCGGGTTTCTCCTGTTCCCGTATGCGAAGTTCATAGCCGTTCACCTGATCGAGAACGTGGGCCCGATCACGAGCGTGGTCAAGGAGGAGTTTTCTGAGGCTCCGTTGATTTATGGATCGATAGGACTTAGCGTGTGCTGCGCCGCTTTCGCTATGTTGGCGTTGGTGGCATGTTTGGATCGGAAATGTGGGAACCCAAATTGCCGGGGACTGAGGAAGGCGGCTGAGTTCGATATTCAGCTGGAGACGGAGGAGTGCATTAAGAACTCGACTGCGAAGGAAGATTCAGAGAGGATGCTCTTTGAATTGCCGACTAACCAGCACCGAGAACTTGAAGCGGAATTGAAGAAGATGGCGCCGCCGAATGGGAGGGCTGTTCTTGTTTTTAGAGCGAGGTGCGGCTGTTCTGTTGGTAGATTGGAAGTTCCGGGGCCGAAGAAGCCACGAAAGATCAAGAAATAG